From the Bubalus kerabau isolate K-KA32 ecotype Philippines breed swamp buffalo chromosome 2, PCC_UOA_SB_1v2, whole genome shotgun sequence genome, one window contains:
- the FAM43A gene encoding protein FAM43A — MLPWKKHKFELLAEAPPRQASKPKGYAVSLHYSALSSLARACPEGALSRVGSMFRSKRKKLHITSEDPTYTVLYLGNATTIQARGDGCTDLAVGKIWSKSEAGRQGTKMKLTVSAQGIRMVHAEERALRRPGHLYLLHRVTYCVADARLPKVFAWVYRHELKHKAVMLRCHAVLVSKPEKAQAMALLLYQTSANALAEFKRLKRRDDARHQQQELVGAHTIPLVPLRKLLLHGPCCYKPPVERSRSAPKLGSITEDLLGEQQEQELQEEEEEEHAEGCPEEEEDRAGEGEPAEPEAEAKRALVVAMHFECGDLLDTLESGHEEALGGGGVSPGPEAGSSPLLLGSTSDMRAELSQLINDLGELSFGNDVRSLQADLRVTRLLSGESTGSESSIEGGGPDANTATAGDPSGPADCASPDEPHSG; from the coding sequence ATGCTGccgtggaagaagcacaagttcgAGCTGCTGGCCGAGGCGCCGCCACGGCAGGCGTCCAAGCCCAAGGGCTACGCGGTGAGCCTGCACTACTCGGCACTCAGCTCTCTAGCGAGGGCGTGCCCCGAAGGCGCGCTCAGCCGGGTGGGCAGCATGTTTCGCTCCAAGCGCAAAAAACTGCACATCACCAGCGAGGATCCCACTTATACTGTGCTCTACCTGGGCAATGCCACCACCATCCAGGCGCGCGGCGACGGCTGCACCGACCTAGCGGTGGGCAAGATCTGGAGCAAGAGTGAGGCGGGCCGTCAGGGCACCAAGATGAAGCTGACTGTGAGTGCGCAGGGTATCCGCATGGTGCACGCCGAGGAGCGCGCGCTGCGACGCCCTGGCCACCTGTACCTGCTGCACCGCGTTACCTACTGTGTGGCAGACGCGCGACTGCCCAAGGTCTTCGCCTGGGTGTACCGGCACGAGCTCAAGCACAAGGCGGTCATGCTGCGCTGTCACGCGGTACTCGTGTCGAAGCCCGAGAAGGCGCAGGCCATGGCCCTGCTGCTTTACCAGACGTCGGCCAACGCTCTGGCGGAATTTAAACGGCTCAAGCGGCGGGACGACGCGCGTCACCAGCAGCAGGAGCTGGTTGGCGCTCACACCATCCCGCTAGTGCCGCTGCGCAAGCTGCTCCTGCACGGACCCTGCTGCTACAAACCGCCGGTGGAGCGCAGCCGAAGTGCGCCCAAGCTCGGCTCCATCACCGAGGACCTGCTCGGCGAACAGCAggagcaggagctgcaggaggaagaggaagaggagcacGCGGAGGGTTGccccgaggaggaggaggaccgaGCCGGAGAAGGAGAGCCGGCAGAGCCAGAGGCCGAAGCGAAGCGGGCGCTGGTGGTGGCCATGCACTTCGAATGCGGGGACTTGCTGGACACGCTGGAGAGTGGCCACGAGGAGGCGCTGGGGGGCGGCGGGGTCTCGCCGGGCCCTGAGGCTGGGTCGTCGCCTCTGCTGCTGGGCAGCACCTCCGACATGAGGGCCGAGCTTTCGCAGCTTATTAACGACCTGGGCGAGCTCAGTTTTGGCAACGACGTGCGCAGCCTGCAGGCGGACTTGCGGGTGACGCGCCTGCTGTCGGGCGAGAGCACGGGTAGCGAGAGCTCCATCGAAGGAGGGGGCCCGGATGCCAACACTGCCACCGCCGGGGACCCATCCGGCCCCGCGGACTGCGCCAGCCCAGACGAGCCCCACTCGGGCTGA